One Procambarus clarkii isolate CNS0578487 chromosome 15, FALCON_Pclarkii_2.0, whole genome shotgun sequence DNA segment encodes these proteins:
- the LOC138364854 gene encoding saposin-like protein 11 produces the protein MSGFHSLARDAPKPSRFRGPASEFSRTLKIPQFSRTLKIPQFSRTLKIPQFSRTLKIPQFSRTLKIPQFSRTLKIPQFSRTLKIPQFSRTLKIPQFSRTLKIPQFSRTLKIPQFSRTLKIPQFAKLIPWHHIRLHI, from the coding sequence ATGTCAGGCTTCCATTCCCTAGCAAGGGATGCCCCAAAACCATCCAGGTTCAGGGGCCCCGCCTCGGAGTTCTCACGAACTCTCAAGATCCCGCAGTTCTCACGAACTCTCAAGATCCCGCAGTTCTCACGAACTCTCAAGATCCCGCAGTTCTCACGAACTCTCAAGATCCCGCAGTTCTCACGAACTCTCAAGATCCCGCAGTTCTCACGAACTCTCAAGATCCCGCAGTTCTCACGAACTCTCAAGATCCCGCAGTTCTCACGAACTCTCAAGATCCCGCAGTTCTCACGAACTCTCAAGATCCCGCAGTTCTCACGAACTCTCAAGATCCCGCAGTTCTCACGAACTCTCAAGATCCCGCAGTTCGCGAAATTAATTCCTTGGCATCATATTCGTTTACATATTTAa